TCGGCGAGCGCGATCCACGCACATGGCTCAGCATGCTCGATCGCGCCGAACTGCTGGCTGCGCAGAACAATCTGCAATCACACGCGGCAAGTGCCGCGCTCGCCACGGAAATGTTGCGCGGAATCGGCGATGGACTGATGCCCGATTCGGCGCTGCTCGCACATATCAAGCAGCTCGCCAACCGCTAAGCGCCATTGAGCGCGTTTCTGCAGTTGCGAACAATCTGCTACGACGGACAGTTGCGTGCATTAATTGAAGTACTAAATGCGCCTAGTTTTCTGAGTTCGGTACCTTGCTCAGCGCGTGATCGGCTCCTCCTAGTGAAATTGAATTGGCGCAGCGCCGCCTGCTTATGTCATAGGAATCTGTAAATGTTCAAAGAATGCGCGATTGCGTTTTTTTGCATCATTGAGCACCTTATCGAATGAGATAATCTCAATGTAACACCCAGCATTCTGGTGATATTTGAAGTACCCCTCGTTGTCCGGCGTCTTGACGAAATCGTGGCTCTCGGCTATCGCACGAATCCTTGGCGTCAGGCTACAGAGGATATAAGCGTAGAAAGGAATTGCTCCGACATTAATGGTACATTGATCCTTGTCTTTTGCTTGCCCTTCCTTGATTTTTCGCACATATCGAAGCACCTGATCAACTGGATTCTCGTCCTTCTGCGGATACTCATTTCTTTCGGGTCGCTTAAACTCAACAATCACAACCGACTGGTACGGACTTTTCGTCTCGGTGAACGCACGTGGAGTGTTGAATACAACAACATCTGGCTCGTCGCGCTCTTCGGTATGTATTATCTTTAGCTTCGCAAGCGGTAAATCGGAAGCTAAATAAGTGTGATAGGCAAGCCTTTCGTCTACTACCCAGAGATTTTGACGTGAAAACTCCACCTCTTTCGAGTTCACTCGCATCGGATAGATAAGACCGTGCACAAAGTCCTCGCGCGCGTAGGCACCACTTTCTTGAATTTTCAGCGCGCTCTCAAGCATCTCCAAAATTGTTCGTCGATGAACAACATATTTGGCTAACGCAGCCTTGCCTAGCTCATTCTCTTCGTCTATATATTGCTCATAGAGTGACTTGTATTCCGAATTACCTAATGCGGACTCCAAAGGTACTGCTTTAATCTCCGACGCGCGCTGTCGATGTTCAACTTCGATATCACGCTGTGTTTTGTACATCTCTATGTCGAGTTGATCGTCCGAGAGATTCGGCGGAATTTGGTCTAGTCGCTCGCGATATCGTTCGAGAAGCTGGAAGCGAAATTGCGGGGCTTTCGTTTGTACAAAAGTCTCGATGGCTTGGCGCTTTTCTTGCTTCAGCGCGGCCATGTACGGTTGAGCAACTTGGCGAAGTGCATCAACCACGCGCGCGTCTAATTCTTCACGCGTCATCTCTTCCGGAAAGGCTAAGTCTGCTTCTGGTAGGAACATAAAATTTGTACGCTCTGAATTGACCTTTTCATCCAGGTATGGTCCGGATACGTAAGTTCTAAAAACGAATTGGTGGCCTTCGCTATCCGTAAATCTAGCAGTTAAGTTTGTGTCTACCTTGCTAGCTTTCCAGTTAAGTACCTCGCGCTTATTTGCACAGTAAGAGATGGTATGCGTTTTCACAGAGCTAGATTGATATCGTAAAATGGTTGCTTTTAGCTGGTGTCCTCGAATCTCGAACTTGATGTCTTGCGCCCGCTCCGTCGCTTCGTCAGCGAAAATTTTGTTCAGGCTCAAGAACTGACCGTTTGTGTCGTGCAGAACGATTTTCGGGCAAGATCCGCTCACAAAATAGATAAGCAGATGATCAATCATCTTGCGAGCTATGGTATCCAGAGATTTCGGGAAATGTTTTTCGTATTCTGATAGCAACGAAGTAAGCGTTACAGCTGTTTTGCTTTCTTTGATTTTCGCCAGAGTTACGCTTTCGCTTTCAACGCCATCGGTGGTATTAACGAATGCGAAAGCGCGACACGTCCAAACATCGCCATCGAGATAAGTGCTATCGACGTTGGCCTTTGTAAAGACCTTCAGCCAAGTGAAGCGACCAATGCCTTTATTTCCTCGATTCGCTTTTCGCGTCGAATCTGAAAGAAAGAACGCTCGAAAATTGCCGTCATCGAAGCCGACGCCGTTGTCGACAATAGTAACGTCTCGAATTGAAGAAAGCGCTCCATCCTCTGTGCCAATTACGATTCCTTGGGCGGTGTCGCGTTCGAAGTACACATCAATCTGACCGTTCGCGATTTTCGCCTCTTCGATTGCTTCAATAGAGTTGACTAAGCACTCGAATAATGGAATCAGCGGTTGAGTAACCGGAAGCTGCAAATTTCCAATACGACCAACGATATCGACTTGCATACGTATTTCCATCCCTCGTGGATTCGTCAAACAGTATTGATGTCGCGCTATGGAAACGCAATCTTTGACAAGCGTGCACAGGCTGGCAATATCCTGCAGGTCTTACGAACGCGCACATCACTTGATATGAGTCAAAGGTCTCATGAGAAGACGTGACCAACATTGCTGTCGAAGATCATCGCTTCACTTAGTGATCTATATCTATTCGATGGATAGGCTCCGTTTTCTAGCGCCCATGCGGCCATCCCGTCACTGGCTCGCATCATACAAATTTACGTGAAGATTGGTTTCGTAACGGCAACAATCTGTTTCTATCGCAGGTATTCTGTTTGTGGCCTGCGCCACTACATCATGCGGATCGTAAATATCGAGGTCGGGTCGCCATGAATATTTCTGTGCAAGAATCCGCTGCCAGCGTTTCATCAACCGCGCAGAGGCGCGTCAAACAGATCGTGCGCGGACGCGCCACCAGCGATGGTGCGGGAGTGAAACTCACGCGCGTGATCGGTTCGGCCGAACTGCCGGATCTTGATCCGTTCCTGATGCTTGACGAGTTCGGTTCGGACAAACCCGGCGATTATCTGGCGGGTTTTCCGGAACATCCCCACCGCGGTTTCGAGACCGTCACCTACATGCTGGCCGGGCGCATGCGTCATCACGACAACCAGGGCAACACCGGCCTGCTCGGCCCCGGCAGCGTGCAATGGATGACTGCCGGCCGCGGCATCATGCACTCGGAAATGCCGGAGCAAGAGGATGGCCTGATGCAGGGTTTTCAACTGTGGGTGAACCTGCCCGCGCGCGACAAGATGTGTGCGCCGCGCTATCAGGATATTCCCGCCGATGCGGTGCCGCTGATCACGCCCGCGCCGGGTGTGCAAGTGCGCGTGCTCGCGGGTTCGCTTGGTGATATCGAAGGCCCGGTGCGTGCGGTGGCGACGGCACCGGTTTACCTCGACATCACGCTGCAGCCATCGACGCAGTTCAGCGTGCCGTTGCCGCGCGAGCATTCCGCATTTGCATATGTGTTCGAGGG
The sequence above is drawn from the Pseudolysobacter antarcticus genome and encodes:
- a CDS encoding pirin family protein, with protein sequence MNISVQESAASVSSTAQRRVKQIVRGRATSDGAGVKLTRVIGSAELPDLDPFLMLDEFGSDKPGDYLAGFPEHPHRGFETVTYMLAGRMRHHDNQGNTGLLGPGSVQWMTAGRGIMHSEMPEQEDGLMQGFQLWVNLPARDKMCAPRYQDIPADAVPLITPAPGVQVRVLAGSLGDIEGPVRAVATAPVYLDITLQPSTQFSVPLPREHSAFAYVFEGEAVIGDETAVQRGQLAVLSTGDAVTLTASKNGARMILVAGQPLREPVAKYGPFVMNTQQEIVQAVEDFRAGKF